The following proteins are encoded in a genomic region of Arachis ipaensis cultivar K30076 chromosome B02, Araip1.1, whole genome shotgun sequence:
- the LOC107622953 gene encoding putative disease resistance protein At3g14460 isoform X2, which yields MAEALLSGFINVVLERLISREFVNLVVGKKLDRKLVDRLKTAILAAKALAADAEQKQFGHELVREWLDSLKDALYTADDLLDRVFIKAQIRSKTRIHRPGFLDLSGRKMVTKIEEVVERIEDLEKRKDTLGLKDIPTGSSSWRPPSTSLVKGNLFGRDGDQQALIKMLNDNNDHQLSLISIVGMGGVGKTALARWLYNNEALMKEFDPKAWICVSENFDVVETTKNVIKEINSGDCSLDSFESLQKDLKKRLSEKKFFIVLDDVWSEDADMWNSFITPFQHGRKGSTVLVTTRKVNVGRIVQHYNSYTLKQLSDDYCWSIFADNASFPESNGSSELEGIGKKIVKRCDGLPLAAETLGRLLRSEHRVEEWNKILLSDIWDFPVENCKIVPALLLSYHHLPTHLKRCFVYCSLYPKDHKLDKDKLMLLWIAEDLLQPPRGQTLEEVGCKCFDDLASRLFFKQVDNDDEKYFVMHDLMHDLATFLAGDLYCRFSELGEKKERSILTRHLLFDRSIRKKTCSCSKIESLRTLLYINHGTRATLSCDLLSRNKYLRVLSVHTLNIFPYSIAKKLIQLRYLDLSWSAVKILPESLCNMCNLQTLKLQGCSELTKLPGSLGELINLRYLHLSGSAVETLPESLCNLCNLQTLKLAGCSKLTILPNDMYKLMNLRHLDIWGTPLKEMPKGMGKLKQLHTLSKFVVGKQEDNVIQELGGLLNLHGSLTIQKLENVVDGNEARRARIIDKKHVDEVLLEWSLSSGDDMVSNTHTDEQDILGGLQPHTGLKKLSVCGYKGKIFPDWMGHSLYQNMTSVSLQYCWNCCVLPSLGQLPSLKSLSIHGFRQLKRIGKEFYKNEGDQHSSPIAPFPSLERMQFHDMPCWEEWHLPDSEAFRQLKILQIRGCRMLKGDMVNQVFMRIVSSSSDVSKVRQLKIREGHTESDKWMRLNGDSLSIRGFECVAECAFKARIIHHLTSLQEIHFLWCESVVSLGNNCLPKSLQKLRIYRCSQIELLQQQQKYDLVDLQIDESCDSLTSLSLDAFPNLKNLEIEGCSNLESVSKSEPPHASLQRLTIEGCCKLVSFAREGLAAPNLTHLDVSGCWKLEALPRDMNSLLPNLQSLNIRGCPNICRSPEGGLPTNLKELRVGGCEEQVRGVSWLGNLDNLTHLFINGFGCKSIKSYPEVGSLPRLPSLTTLEIRSFHNLETLECNELLRLTSLQELHNSLCHKLENIAGEKLPPSLLLLQIDNCHLLGKHCKNKHQQIWSKISHIPTIQVDDDQIF from the coding sequence ATGGCTGAAGCACTTCTTTCTGGCTTCATCAACGTTGTTCTTGAGAGGCTCATTTCACGTGAGTTTGTCAACTTGGTGGTGGGCAAGAAGCTGGACCGGAAGTTGGTTGACAGGCTCAAGACTGCTATCTTGGCTGCCAAAGCTCTGGCTGCTGACGCTGAGCAGAAGCAGTTTGGACACGAACTCGTCAGGGAGTGGCTTGATAGTCTCAAGGATGCTCTCTACACTGCTGATGACTTGCTGGACCGTGTCTTCATCAAAGCTCAAATTCGCAGCAAGACACGCATTCATCGTCCTGGCTTCCTTGATTTGTCTGGTAGGAAGATGGTGACTAAGATAGAAGAGGTGGTTGAAAGAATAGAAGATCTTGAGAAACGCAAAGATACCCTTGGTCTCAAAGACATTCCAACGGGTAGCTCCTCATGGAGACCTCCATCCACTTCTCTTGTCAAGGGGAATTTGTTCGGCAGGGATGGTGACCAACAGGCATTAATCAAGATGCTAAACGACAACAATGATCATCAGTTGTCTCTCATCTCTATTGTTGGTATGGGAGGGGTTGGTAAAACAGCTTTAGCCCGATGGCTATACAACAATGAGGCTTTGATGAAGGAGTTTGATCCAAAAGCATGGATTTGTGTTTCTGAAAATTTTGATGTTGTTGAGACTACAAAGAATGTTATAAAGGAGATCAATTCAGGTGATTGTAGCCTTGACAGCTTCGAATCACTTCAAAAAGATTTGAAGAAAAGACTGTCAGAAAAGAAGTTCTTCATTGTTTTGGACGATGTTTGGAGTGAAGATGCTGACATGTGGAATAGTTTTATCACCCCTTTTCAACATGGGAGAAAGGGGAGCACTGTTCTTGTAACTACTCGCAAGGTAAATGTTGGTCGAATAGTCCAACACTATAACTCTTACACTCTGAAGCAACTGTCAGATGATTATTGTTGGTCTATTTTTGCCGACAATGCATCCTTTCCAGAATCAAATGGAAGCTCAGAACTGGAAGGAATTGGTAAAAAGATTGTCAAGAGGTGTGATGGCTTGCCGTTAGCCGCAGAAACACTTGGACGCTTGTTGCGCTCAGAGCATCGTGTTGAAGAATGGAATAAAATACTATTGAGTGACATTTGGGACTTTCCCGTGGAAAATTGTAAGATTGTTCCTGCATTGTTATTAAGTTACCATCATCTGCCTACTCATTTAAAACGTTGCTTTGTTTATTGTTCATTGTATCCCAAAGATCATAAACTTGATAAAGATAAACTAATGTTGCTTTGGATTGCTGAAGACCTTTTACAACCACCGAGGGGACAAACTTTAGAAGAAGTTGGTTGCAAGTGTTTTGATGATTTGGCTTCAAGACTATTTTTCAAGCAGGTCGATAACGATGATGAGAAGTATTTcgtgatgcatgatctcatgcatGACTTAGCAACTTTTCTTGCTGGAGATCTTTATTGTAGATTCTCAGAACTTGGTGAAAAGAAAGAGAGGAGTATTCTAACTCGTCATTTGTTATTCGATCGTTCAATCCGTAAGAAAACATGCTCTTGTAGTAAAATAGAATCTTTGAGGACATTATTGTATATCAATCATGGAACTCGCGCAACATTATCATGTGACCTATTGTCAAGGAATAAATACTTGAGAGTTTTGTCCGTTCATACACTCAATATATTTCCTTATTCGATAGCTAAAAAATTGATCCAATTGCGCTATTTGGATCTCTCTTGGAGTGCTGTTAAGATATTGCCCGAGTCATTATGCAACATGTGCAATCTACAAACTTTAAAGTTACAAGGATGTTCAGAGCTGACTAAGTTGCCTGGTAGCTTGGGTGAATTGATCAACCTACGCTATTTGCATCTCTCTGGAAGTGCTGTTGAGACACTGCCAGAGTCATTGTGCAACTTGTGCAATCTACAAACTTTAAAGTTAGCAGGTTGTTCAAAGCTGACTATACTGCCCAATGACATGTATAAGCTTATGAATTTGCGGCATCTTGATATATGGGGTACTCCTCTGAAAGAAATGCCAAAAGGAATGGGCAAATTAAAACAGTTGCACACTTTAAGCAAGTTTGTGGTGGGAAAGCAAGAAGACAATGTAATCCAAGAGTTAGGAGGACTTTTAAATCTTCATGGATCACTTACGATTCAGAAATTGGAAAATGTGGTTGATGGCAATGAGGCAAGGAGAGCAAGGATAATAGATAAGAAGCACGTTGATGAAGTATTGTTGGAATGGTCTCTATCTTCAGGTGATGATATGGTTTCAAACACACATACTGATGAACAAGATATACTTGGGGGCTTGCAACCACACACTGGTTTGAAAAAGTTGAGTGTTTGTGGATACAAAGGTAAAATATTTCCAGATTGGATGGGGCATTCCTTGTACCAAAACATGACAAGTGTATCTCTACAATATTGCTGGAATTGCTGCGTGCTTCCGTCACTTGGACAGCTGCCATCTCTCAAGTCCCTAAGCATTCATGGTTTTCGTCAGCTGAAGAGAATTGGCAAGGAGTTTTACAAGAATGAAGGCGATCAACATTCTTCGCCTATTGCACCGTTTCCCTCACTGGAGCGTATGCAGTTTCATGACATGCCATGTTGGGAAGAGTGGCACTTACCTGACTCAGAAGCCTTTCGTCAGCTTAAGATCCTTCAAATAAGAGGGTGTCGAATGTTAAAGGGAGATATGGTTAATCAGGTATTCATGAGAATCGTTTCTTCCTCATCGGATGTTTCCAAAGTGCGCCAACTGAAAATACGAGAAGGTCATACAGAATCGGATAAATGGATGAGGCTTAATGGGGATAGTTTATCAATTAGGGGATTTGAATGTGTGGCGGAGTGTGCATTTAAGGCAAGGATCATCCACCATCTAACTTCCCTCCAAGAAATACATTTCTTGTGGTGTGAGTCTGTTGTATCCTTGGGGAACAATTGTTTACCCAAATCTTTGCAAAAGCTCAGAATATATAGGTGCAGCCAAATTGAATTACTCCAGCAACAACAGAAATATGATTTGGTAGATCTACAGATAGATGAGAGCTGTGATTCACTGACCTCATTGTCGTTGGATGCCTTTCCAAATCTCAAGAATCTGGAGATAGAAGGGTGTTCAAATCTGGAATCAGTTTCAAAGTCAGAGCCACCACACGCTTCTCTTCAACGTCTCACCATCGAGGGCTGCTGCAAATTAGTGTCGTTTGCAAGAGAAGGACTGGCTGCACCCAACTTGACTCATCTCGATGTTAGCGGCTGCTGGAAGTTGGAGGCATTGCCACGTGACATGAATAGTCTTCTCCCAAATTTACAGTCTCTCAACATACGAGGTTGCCCAAACATTTGCAGGTCGCCAGAGGGTGGTTTACCGACTAACCTGAAAGAGCTTAGGGTTGGAGGATGCGAGGAACAAGTGAGGGGTGTATCATGGTTGGGCAACTTGGACAACCTCACTCATCTTTTCATTAATGGTTTTGGGTGTAAGAGCATAAAGTCATACCCAGAGGTGGGTTCGCTGCCTCGCCTTCCCTCCCTTACCACTCTTGAGATACGGTCGTTTCATAATCTGGAGACATTGGAGTGCAACGAGCTTCTCCGCCTCACCTCCCTCCAAGAATTACACAATTCATTGTGTCATAAGCTGGAGAATATTGCAGGAGAAAAGCTGCCTCCCTCTCTCTTACTACTTCAAATTGACAACTGTCATTTGCTGGGCAAACACTGCAAGAACAAGCATCAACAAATTTGGTCCAAAATTTCCCACATCCCCACCATTCAAGTCGATGACGACCAAATTTTCTGA